A genomic stretch from Bordetella sp. N includes:
- a CDS encoding NTP/NDP exchange transporter, with amino-acid sequence MTLSLPSSLERAGRAIGVLPGEGRAAVCGFGFFFCLFTGYFMLRPIRETLGIAAGVDKLQWLFTATFLVMLAAVPCFGWLARHTPRSRFVNWAYGFFALSLVAFAAIFQAAPDNLWAARAFYVWISVFNLFVVSVAWSLMADVFRTSQAKRLFAFISAGASTGGLLGPVLGGLLAEPLGPAGLVLLSAALLAATLPLKAWLMGWRARGGAGQPAGDSVASGTADAADHPPQHAAPEPSARSDHSVATSDDPSRPIGGSIIAGATRTFSSPLLLGISAFVILLATASTFLYMEQARLVAHAFATPAERIQVFSALDFTVQVLSLLAQLFLTGRLARKLGVTFLLTIVPLAICLGFVALALWPVFGVLAAVMVLRRVGEYALVRPGREMIFTTVPAEDKYKAKNFIDTVVYRAGDAASAWVKTAVDALGHGVAMVALVGALGAGLWAICGFLLGRATDKRQPAETKPA; translated from the coding sequence ATGACGCTTTCATTGCCTTCTTCGCTTGAACGCGCGGGCCGCGCCATCGGTGTGTTGCCCGGCGAGGGGCGCGCCGCGGTGTGCGGGTTCGGGTTTTTCTTCTGCCTGTTCACCGGCTATTTCATGCTGCGCCCGATCCGCGAGACCCTGGGTATCGCGGCCGGCGTCGACAAGCTGCAATGGCTGTTCACCGCCACCTTCTTGGTGATGCTGGCCGCCGTCCCCTGCTTCGGCTGGCTGGCCCGCCATACGCCGCGATCGCGTTTCGTGAACTGGGCGTATGGCTTTTTTGCCCTCAGCCTGGTGGCTTTCGCCGCGATCTTCCAGGCCGCGCCCGACAACTTGTGGGCGGCGCGCGCGTTCTACGTGTGGATCTCCGTATTCAATTTGTTCGTGGTGTCGGTGGCATGGAGCCTGATGGCCGACGTCTTCCGCACCAGCCAGGCCAAGCGGCTGTTCGCGTTCATCTCGGCCGGGGCCAGCACCGGCGGTCTGCTGGGCCCGGTCCTGGGCGGCCTGCTGGCCGAGCCCCTGGGCCCGGCGGGCCTGGTCCTGCTGTCAGCCGCCCTGCTGGCTGCCACCCTGCCGCTGAAAGCGTGGCTCATGGGCTGGCGGGCCCGCGGCGGCGCGGGCCAACCGGCTGGCGACAGCGTCGCCAGCGGGACGGCGGACGCAGCTGACCACCCGCCGCAACACGCCGCGCCCGAGCCAAGCGCGCGGTCCGATCATTCCGTGGCGACCAGCGATGACCCCTCGCGCCCTATCGGCGGCAGCATCATCGCCGGGGCCACGCGCACCTTCTCGTCGCCGCTGCTGCTGGGAATTTCCGCGTTCGTCATCCTGCTGGCCACCGCCAGCACCTTTCTCTACATGGAACAGGCGCGCCTGGTGGCGCATGCCTTCGCCACGCCGGCCGAGCGCATCCAGGTCTTCAGCGCGCTGGACTTCACCGTGCAGGTGCTGTCCCTGCTCGCCCAGTTGTTCCTGACCGGACGGCTGGCGCGCAAGCTGGGCGTGACGTTCCTGTTGACCATCGTGCCGCTGGCCATCTGCCTGGGCTTTGTCGCGCTGGCGCTGTGGCCGGTTTTCGGCGTCCTTGCCGCGGTCATGGTGCTGCGCCGCGTGGGCGAGTACGCGCTGGTCCGGCCCGGCCGCGAGATGATCTTCACCACGGTGCCCGCCGAGGACAAGTACAAGGCCAAGAATTTCATCGACACCGTGGTCTATCGGGCCGGCGATGCCGCCAGCGCCTGGGTCAAGACCGCCGTCGATGCCTTGGGCCACGGCGTGGCCATGGTCGCCCTGGTCGGCGCGCTGGGCGCGGGTCTGTGGGCGATCTGCGGCTTCCTGCTGGGCCGTGCCACCGACAAACGGCAACCGGCCGAAACGAAGCCGGCATAA